The Candidatus Cybelea sp. genome contains a region encoding:
- a CDS encoding DUF6232 family protein, with product MSINPEGGERTIYLDAAAKITPVRAIIAGVTYPIAAITSVRMAVIPRSMLGWLLALLGGVIAIFNVTSTGHLSGFGGGVLVLGILLVLMNPKRYIVMITTAGGEKAALRSPNAQPIVAIVDAINEAIVARG from the coding sequence GTGAGCATAAATCCCGAGGGCGGTGAACGCACGATCTATCTCGATGCAGCGGCGAAAATCACGCCGGTGCGCGCGATTATCGCTGGCGTGACGTATCCGATCGCCGCGATCACCTCCGTGCGGATGGCCGTCATTCCGCGGTCGATGTTAGGCTGGCTTCTCGCGCTGCTCGGCGGCGTGATCGCGATCTTCAACGTCACTTCGACCGGGCATCTGTCGGGCTTTGGCGGCGGGGTGCTCGTTCTTGGGATTCTCCTCGTCCTGATGAATCCCAAGCGCTATATTGTGATGATTACGACCGCCGGAGGCGAGAAGGCGGCGCTGCGGTCGCCAAATGCTCAGCCTATTGTCGCGATCGTCGACGCGATCAACGAGGCAATCGTCGCCCGGGGATAG